The Pseudomonas asiatica genome has a segment encoding these proteins:
- the dibA gene encoding phosphodiesterase DibA, whose protein sequence is MSVSVRDALRMAALYVVLSILWLTLAEVVLHGMTEDPLALTVGRQINVVVWVLLSALLIYVSRVRLLDFIGVGARMRGEDRERLRMAAAVFDSTLEGVLVTDRDGLIVHVNRAFMRITGYQQDEVIGQRPNKFKSGRHGLAFYQQIFATLAEKGEWSGEIWNRRKSGEIYPQWQTICAIRDDEGELSHYVAVFSDISAIKHSEQELAYLAHHDPLTDLPNRLLFNDRVEQALAAAQANKRGCALLLLDLDHFQSINDGLGHTIGDQLLKLVGERLGEVLGSGVTLARLGGDEFGVLAENCHEVGQAGKLAQGIIERMREPFLFDGHRLFISVSVGISLFPSDALSAEQLLRNADSALYKAKSNGRACYALYTEELTAHAQQRVETAGDLRRALEQDELRVFYQPVHDLASGRQVGVEALVRWQHPLRGLVPPGEFIPIAERTGLIAEIDAWVLRQACRQMVRWQGEGRQLAFVAVNISSRLFGQHELYQQVAEVLHDTGLDPALLELEVTESAVMEDPEVALEQLHRLRELGVTLAIDDFGTGYSSLLRLKRLPVQKLKIDQGFVAGLPLDEDDIAIVRVIIALARSMGMQVHAEGIEQAEQASFLLHELCQLGQGYWFGRPVPAGDLRWG, encoded by the coding sequence ATGTCTGTTTCCGTTCGCGACGCCTTGCGCATGGCTGCGCTGTATGTGGTGCTCTCGATCCTCTGGCTGACGCTGGCCGAGGTGGTGTTGCACGGCATGACCGAGGATCCCCTGGCACTGACCGTGGGCCGGCAGATCAACGTGGTGGTCTGGGTGCTGCTGAGCGCCTTGCTGATCTATGTATCGAGGGTACGGCTGCTCGACTTCATCGGCGTTGGCGCGCGTATGCGTGGTGAAGACCGTGAACGCCTGCGCATGGCTGCGGCAGTGTTCGACAGCACCCTCGAAGGCGTGCTGGTGACCGATCGCGATGGCCTGATCGTGCACGTCAACCGTGCCTTCATGCGAATCACCGGCTACCAGCAGGACGAGGTCATCGGCCAGCGCCCGAACAAGTTCAAGTCGGGCCGCCATGGCCTGGCGTTCTACCAGCAGATATTCGCCACCCTGGCGGAAAAGGGCGAGTGGAGCGGCGAAATCTGGAACCGGCGCAAGAGTGGTGAAATCTACCCGCAGTGGCAGACCATTTGCGCCATCCGCGACGATGAAGGCGAGCTCAGCCATTACGTGGCGGTGTTCAGCGACATCAGCGCGATCAAGCATTCGGAACAGGAACTGGCCTACCTGGCCCACCACGACCCGCTGACCGACCTGCCCAACCGCCTGCTGTTCAACGACCGGGTCGAGCAGGCCCTGGCTGCAGCCCAGGCCAACAAGCGTGGTTGTGCCTTGCTGTTGCTGGACCTGGACCACTTCCAGAGCATCAACGACGGCCTTGGCCACACCATTGGCGACCAGTTGCTGAAACTGGTGGGCGAGCGCCTGGGTGAGGTGCTGGGCAGCGGCGTGACCCTGGCGCGCCTTGGGGGCGACGAATTTGGCGTGCTGGCGGAAAACTGCCATGAGGTCGGCCAGGCGGGCAAGCTGGCGCAGGGCATCATCGAGCGTATGCGCGAGCCGTTCCTGTTCGACGGTCACCGCCTGTTCATCAGTGTCAGCGTGGGCATCAGCCTGTTCCCCAGCGATGCCTTGAGTGCCGAGCAGTTGCTGCGCAATGCCGACTCGGCGTTGTACAAGGCCAAGAGCAACGGGCGGGCCTGCTATGCGCTGTACACCGAAGAGCTGACCGCCCACGCCCAGCAGCGGGTTGAAACCGCCGGCGATCTGCGCCGGGCCCTGGAGCAGGACGAGCTGCGGGTGTTCTACCAGCCGGTGCACGACCTGGCGAGCGGCCGCCAGGTCGGCGTCGAGGCCCTGGTGCGCTGGCAGCACCCCCTGCGCGGCCTGGTGCCGCCGGGCGAGTTCATCCCGATTGCCGAGCGTACCGGGCTGATTGCCGAGATCGACGCCTGGGTACTGCGCCAGGCGTGTCGGCAGATGGTGCGATGGCAGGGTGAAGGGCGGCAGCTGGCGTTCGTGGCGGTGAACATCTCCAGCCGCCTGTTTGGCCAGCACGAGCTGTACCAGCAGGTGGCCGAGGTGCTGCACGACACCGGTCTGGACCCGGCCTTGCTGGAGCTGGAGGTGACCGAGAGCGCGGTGATGGAGGACCCGGAGGTGGCCCTGGAGCAGTTGCATCGCCTGCGCGAGCTGGGGGTGACCCTGGCCATCGACGACTTCGGCACCGGTTATTCATCGCTGCTGCGGCTAAAGCGCTTGCCGGTGCAGAAGCTGAAGATCGACCAGGGCTTCGTTGCCGGGTTGCCGCTGGATGAGGACGACATCGCGATCGTCCGGGTGATCATCGCCCTGGCCCGCAGCATGGGCATGCAGGTGCATGCCGAGGGCATCGAGCAGGCAGAGCAGGCCAGTTTCCTGCTGCATGAGCTGTGTCAGCTGGGGCAGGGGTACTGGTTCGGGCGGCCGGTGCCTGCCGGGGATCTTCGCTGGGGTTGA
- a CDS encoding methionine ABC transporter permease, whose translation MWFDRLLEGLLDTLLMVGVSSLIALLVGVPMAVLLVTSDKGGIFEAPLLNRVLGAFVNLFRSIPFLILMVALIPFTRLVVGTTYGVWAAVVPLTIAATPFFARIAEVSLREVDHGLVEAAQAMGCRRWHIVWHVLLPEALPGIVGGFTITLVTLINSSAMAGAIGAGGLGDIAYRYGYQRFDSQIMLTVIAMLVALVALIQLGGDRLAKGLNKR comes from the coding sequence ATGTGGTTTGATCGCCTGCTGGAAGGCTTGCTCGATACCCTGCTGATGGTTGGCGTGTCGTCGCTGATCGCCCTGCTGGTGGGGGTACCGATGGCGGTGCTGCTGGTCACCAGCGACAAGGGCGGGATCTTCGAGGCCCCGCTGCTGAACCGGGTGCTGGGTGCCTTCGTCAACCTGTTCCGCTCGATCCCGTTCCTGATCCTGATGGTCGCGCTGATCCCCTTCACCCGCCTGGTGGTGGGTACCACCTATGGCGTGTGGGCGGCGGTGGTGCCGCTGACCATTGCCGCCACGCCGTTCTTCGCGCGGATTGCCGAGGTCAGCCTGCGCGAAGTCGACCACGGCCTGGTGGAGGCTGCGCAGGCCATGGGCTGCCGACGCTGGCACATTGTCTGGCACGTGCTGCTGCCAGAGGCGCTGCCGGGGATTGTCGGGGGCTTCACCATTACCCTGGTGACCCTGATCAACTCCTCGGCCATGGCCGGAGCGATCGGTGCCGGGGGACTGGGAGACATCGCCTACCGCTATGGCTACCAGCGCTTCGACAGCCAGATCATGCTGACCGTGATTGCCATGCTGGTGGCGTTGGTGGCGTTGATCCAGCTGGGTGGAGACCGGTTGGCGAAAGGCTTGAACAAGCGCTGA
- a CDS encoding methionine ABC transporter ATP-binding protein — MSQASALRAPTAQPLPPTAREQALRPEVNEAHVRFIGLGKTYPGQAQPALQGIDLNIRHGEIFGIIGRSGAGKSSLLRTINRLEQPSQGRVLIDQVDIAPFDEDHLVALRRRIGMIFQHFNLMSAKTVWQNVELPLKVAGVAKAERQRKVRELLELVGLQEKHHVYPAQLSGGQKQRVGIARALVHDPEILLCDEATSALDPETTASILELLRDINQRLGLTIVLITHEMAVIRDICHRVVVLERGEVVEQGEVWRVFGSPRHEVTRTLLAPLQARLPAALQASLRASPASRDSAVVLRLTLLGEPELSALFNDLGGRVRLLQGGVETIGEHALGQLILSVQHSPHDTHQLLERARRWAEDVEVLGHVV, encoded by the coding sequence ATGAGCCAGGCCAGCGCGCTCCGGGCGCCCACCGCACAACCACTGCCGCCAACGGCCAGGGAGCAGGCCTTGCGCCCGGAGGTCAATGAAGCCCATGTGCGCTTCATCGGCCTGGGCAAGACCTACCCGGGCCAGGCGCAACCGGCCTTGCAAGGCATCGACCTGAACATCCGCCATGGCGAGATCTTCGGCATCATCGGCCGCAGCGGCGCCGGCAAGTCATCGCTGCTGCGTACCATCAACCGTCTGGAGCAACCCAGCCAGGGCCGGGTGCTGATCGACCAGGTGGACATCGCGCCCTTCGACGAGGACCACCTGGTAGCCCTGCGCCGGCGTATCGGCATGATCTTCCAGCACTTCAACCTGATGTCAGCCAAGACCGTGTGGCAGAACGTCGAGCTGCCCCTGAAGGTGGCCGGCGTGGCCAAGGCCGAACGCCAGCGCAAGGTGCGCGAACTGCTGGAGCTGGTCGGTCTGCAGGAAAAGCACCACGTGTACCCGGCGCAGCTGTCCGGCGGGCAGAAGCAGCGCGTGGGCATTGCCCGGGCGCTGGTGCATGACCCCGAGATCCTGCTGTGCGACGAGGCCACCTCGGCGCTGGACCCGGAGACCACCGCTTCCATTCTCGAACTGTTGCGCGACATCAACCAGCGCCTAGGCCTGACCATCGTGCTGATCACCCACGAGATGGCGGTAATCCGCGATATCTGCCACCGGGTGGTGGTGCTGGAACGTGGAGAAGTGGTCGAGCAGGGTGAGGTCTGGCGGGTGTTTGGCTCACCACGCCACGAGGTCACCCGTACCCTGCTGGCGCCGTTGCAAGCCAGGTTGCCAGCCGCGCTGCAAGCCAGCCTGCGGGCCAGCCCGGCAAGCCGCGACAGTGCGGTGGTGCTGAGGCTGACCCTGCTCGGCGAGCCCGAACTGTCTGCCCTGTTCAACGACCTTGGCGGGCGCGTGCGCCTGCTGCAGGGCGGTGTGGAAACCATTGGCGAGCATGCCCTGGGGCAGCTGATCCTGTCGGTGCAGCACTCGCCGCACGACACCCATCAATTGCTGGAACGCGCCCGCCGCTGGGCCGAGGACGTGGAGGTACTGGGCCATGTGGTTTGA
- a CDS encoding MetQ/NlpA family ABC transporter substrate-binding protein, translating to MLDKLFRPVAAIALTLGLSASALAAEPLKIGTTSAFAIPLEAAVEEAHKQGLEVKLVEFSDWIAPNVSLNSGDIDVNYFQHIPFLENAKAAAGFNLVPYAPGIINNVGLYSKKYKSFADLPEGASVAIANDPINSGRGLQLLAKAGLITLKPGVGYKATEDDIVANPKKLKILQVEAVQLVRAYDDADLVQGYPAYIRLANSFDAGSALLFDGLENKEYVIQFVIRPQSKDDPRLAKFVDIYQHSPVVRAALDKAHGKLYQAGWEG from the coding sequence ATGCTTGATAAACTGTTCCGGCCCGTCGCGGCCATTGCCCTCACCCTCGGCCTGTCCGCCAGCGCGCTGGCTGCCGAGCCGCTGAAGATCGGCACCACCTCGGCCTTTGCCATCCCGCTGGAAGCCGCAGTGGAAGAAGCGCACAAGCAAGGCCTGGAAGTTAAGCTGGTCGAGTTCAGCGACTGGATCGCACCCAATGTCAGCCTCAACAGCGGCGACATCGACGTGAACTACTTCCAGCACATCCCGTTCCTGGAAAACGCCAAGGCGGCTGCGGGCTTCAACCTGGTGCCCTACGCCCCGGGCATCATCAACAACGTCGGCCTGTACTCGAAAAAGTACAAGAGTTTCGCCGACCTGCCCGAAGGTGCCAGCGTGGCCATCGCCAACGACCCGATCAACAGCGGCCGTGGCCTGCAGCTGCTGGCCAAGGCCGGGCTGATCACCCTCAAGCCGGGGGTCGGCTACAAGGCCACCGAGGACGACATCGTCGCCAACCCGAAGAAACTGAAGATCCTTCAGGTCGAGGCCGTACAGCTGGTACGCGCCTATGACGACGCCGACCTGGTGCAGGGCTACCCGGCCTACATCCGCCTGGCCAACAGCTTCGACGCTGGCTCCGCTCTGCTGTTCGACGGCCTGGAGAACAAGGAGTACGTGATTCAGTTCGTCATTCGCCCGCAAAGCAAGGACGACCCACGCCTGGCCAAGTTCGTCGACATCTACCAGCACTCGCCAGTGGTGCGCGCAGCCTTGGACAAAGCCCACGGCAAGCTCTACCAGGCCGGTTGGGAGGGCTGA
- a CDS encoding LLM class flavin-dependent oxidoreductase, translating into MAKQILLNAFNMNCIGHINHGLWTHPRDTSTQYKTLDYWTSLARLLERGLFDGLFIADIVGTYDIYGQSLDVTLKESIQLPVNDPLLLVSAMAAVTRHLGFGLTANLTYEAPYLFARRLSTLDHLSNGRVGWNIVTGYLDSAARAMGLTQQPEHDRRYDQADEYLQVLYKLLEGSWADDAVVADRQQRVYARPDKVRKVNHQGEFYKVDGYHLCEPSPQRTPVLFQAGSSQRGLAFAGNHAECVFISGQDKTATRAQVDKVRAAAQAAGRDPQAVKVFMGITVIVAATEQQAQAKHAEYLRHASAEAGVAHFAASTGIDFAAYALDEPIAFSQGNAIQSATRQLQDNAWTRRRLLQQHALGGRYVTLVGAPEQVAEQLIAWIDETGLDGFNLTRTVTPESFEDFIDLVIPQLQQRGRYKTAYAEGTLREKLFQADHPHLPADHPGSAYRFTSTPAPTGALHHA; encoded by the coding sequence ATGGCCAAACAGATCCTGCTCAATGCCTTCAACATGAACTGCATCGGGCACATCAACCACGGCCTGTGGACCCACCCACGGGACACCTCGACCCAGTACAAGACCCTGGATTACTGGACCAGTCTGGCGCGCCTGCTGGAGCGCGGCCTGTTCGACGGGCTGTTCATCGCCGACATCGTCGGCACCTACGACATCTACGGCCAGTCGCTGGACGTCACCCTCAAGGAGTCGATCCAGCTGCCGGTCAACGACCCGCTGCTGCTGGTCTCGGCCATGGCCGCCGTCACCCGTCACCTGGGCTTCGGCCTTACCGCCAACCTCACCTACGAAGCGCCGTACCTGTTCGCCCGGCGCCTTTCCACCCTGGACCACCTGAGCAATGGCCGGGTGGGCTGGAACATCGTCACCGGCTACCTCGACAGCGCTGCCCGGGCCATGGGCCTGACGCAGCAACCCGAGCATGACCGCCGCTACGACCAGGCCGACGAGTACCTGCAGGTGCTGTACAAGCTGCTGGAAGGCAGCTGGGCCGACGATGCCGTGGTCGCCGACCGCCAGCAGCGCGTCTATGCCAGGCCCGACAAGGTGCGCAAGGTCAACCACCAGGGCGAGTTCTACAAGGTCGACGGCTACCACCTGTGCGAGCCCTCGCCGCAACGTACACCGGTACTGTTCCAGGCCGGCAGCTCGCAGCGTGGCCTGGCCTTCGCCGGCAACCATGCCGAATGCGTGTTCATCAGTGGCCAGGACAAAACCGCCACCCGCGCCCAGGTCGACAAGGTGCGCGCCGCCGCCCAGGCCGCTGGCCGCGACCCGCAAGCGGTCAAGGTGTTCATGGGCATCACGGTGATCGTCGCCGCCACCGAGCAGCAGGCCCAGGCCAAGCATGCCGAGTACCTGCGCCATGCCAGCGCCGAGGCCGGGGTCGCGCACTTCGCAGCGTCCACCGGCATCGACTTCGCCGCCTACGCCCTGGACGAGCCGATTGCCTTCAGCCAAGGCAACGCCATCCAGTCGGCCACGCGCCAGTTGCAGGACAACGCCTGGACCCGCCGGCGCCTGCTGCAGCAGCACGCCCTGGGTGGCCGTTACGTGACCCTGGTCGGCGCGCCCGAGCAGGTGGCCGAACAGCTGATCGCCTGGATCGATGAAACCGGCCTGGACGGTTTCAACCTGACCCGCACCGTAACCCCGGAAAGCTTCGAGGACTTCATCGACCTGGTCATCCCGCAGTTGCAACAGCGTGGCCGCTACAAGACCGCCTACGCCGAAGGCACCCTGCGCGAAAAACTGTTCCAGGCCGACCACCCGCATTTGCCCGCCGACCACCCTGGCTCGGCTTACCGCTTTACCTCTACCCCTGCCCCGACTGGAGCCCTGCACCATGCTTGA
- a CDS encoding SfnB family sulfur acquisition oxidoreductase: protein MTTNIITSDTEALNVAEEVARHLRRDSALRDRERRLPHAELELFTRSGLWAISVPKAFGGAGVSNVTLAKVIARIAQADGSLGQIPQNHFYGLEVLRVNGTPEQQQRLYAEVLAGSRFGNALAELGTKTANERTTRLTHDGDGFRINGRKFYSTGAIYAQRIPTSVVDEQGVQHLAFVPADSQGLQVIDDWSGFGQRTTGSGSVVFDNVYVSAADVVPFQSAFERPTPVGPLAQILHAAIDTGIARAAYEDALHFVRTRSRPWVDSGLDKASDDPLTLKSFGHLAIRLHAAEALLERAGEYLDRARDDSTADNVAAASIAVAEARAISTEISLAAGTTLFELGGSQATLAEHNLDRHWRNARVHTLHDPVRWKYHAIGNYYLNDANPPRRGTI, encoded by the coding sequence ATGACTACAAACATCATCACCAGCGACACCGAAGCCCTGAACGTCGCCGAAGAAGTCGCCCGACACCTGCGCCGCGACAGCGCCCTGCGCGACCGCGAGCGCCGTCTGCCGCACGCCGAACTGGAACTGTTCACCCGCTCCGGCCTGTGGGCCATCAGCGTGCCCAAGGCCTTCGGCGGCGCCGGCGTGTCCAACGTAACCCTGGCCAAGGTCATCGCCCGCATCGCCCAGGCTGACGGCTCGCTCGGGCAAATCCCGCAAAACCATTTCTACGGCCTGGAAGTGCTGCGGGTAAACGGCACACCCGAACAGCAACAGCGCCTGTACGCCGAAGTACTGGCCGGCAGCCGCTTCGGCAACGCCCTGGCCGAACTGGGCACCAAGACCGCCAACGAGCGCACCACTCGCCTGACCCACGACGGCGATGGCTTTCGCATCAACGGCCGCAAGTTCTACTCCACCGGCGCTATCTACGCCCAGCGCATTCCCACCTCGGTGGTCGATGAACAGGGCGTGCAGCACCTGGCCTTCGTCCCGGCCGACAGCCAGGGCCTGCAGGTGATCGACGACTGGAGCGGCTTCGGCCAGCGCACCACCGGCAGTGGCTCGGTGGTATTCGACAACGTGTACGTCAGCGCCGCCGACGTGGTGCCGTTCCAGAGCGCCTTCGAACGCCCCACCCCGGTCGGCCCGCTGGCGCAGATCCTTCATGCCGCCATCGACACCGGCATCGCCCGCGCCGCATACGAAGATGCCCTGCACTTCGTGCGCACCCGCAGCCGCCCCTGGGTCGACTCCGGCCTGGACAAGGCCAGCGATGACCCGCTGACGCTGAAAAGCTTCGGCCACCTGGCGATCCGCCTGCACGCCGCAGAAGCCTTGCTGGAGCGCGCCGGCGAATACCTGGACCGCGCCCGCGACGACAGCACTGCCGACAACGTGGCCGCCGCCTCCATCGCGGTGGCCGAGGCCCGTGCCATCAGCACCGAGATTTCCCTCGCGGCCGGCACCACCCTGTTCGAACTGGGCGGTAGTCAGGCCACCCTGGCCGAACACAACCTCGACCGCCACTGGCGCAACGCCCGCGTGCACACCCTGCACGACCCGGTGCGCTGGAAGTACCACGCCATCGGCAACTACTACCTCAACGATGCCAACCCACCACGCCGGGGGACCATCTGA